A genomic segment from Capra hircus breed San Clemente chromosome 7, ASM170441v1, whole genome shotgun sequence encodes:
- the LOC102175946 gene encoding olfactory receptor 2Z1 — protein sequence MTDVNQSVASDFILVGIFSRSGSPQLLFFLVAVMFIMGLLGNITLLFLICVDSRLHTPMYFLLGQLSLFDVGFPLVTIPKMASDFLQGEGSISFGGCAAQIFFLTLMGVAEGILLALMSYDRYVAVCHPLQYSLLMRCQVCLLMVISSWLAGVLNACIQTSITLHFPYCASHTVDHFFCEVPALLKLSCADTSAYELALSTSGVLILVLPLSLIVTSYGHVLGAVLRMRSEEARHKAFTTCSSHIAAVGLFYGAAVFMYMVPGAYHSPRQDNTVSLFYSLITPTLNPLIYSLRNREVWMALVKVLHRAGRRAK from the coding sequence ATGACAGATGTGAATCAGTCAGTGGCCTCTGACTTCATTCTGGTGGGCATCTTCAGCCGCTCAGGGTCACCTCAGCTACTGTTCTTCCTGGTGGCTGTCATGTTTATCATGGGGCTTCTGGGCAACATTACTCTGCTCTTCCTGATCTGCGTGGACTCCCGGCTCCACACACCGATGTATTTTCTGCTGGGTCAGCTCTCCCTGTTTGATGTTGGTTTCCCCCTGGTCACCATCCCCAAGATGGCCTCAGACTTTCTGCAAGGAGAAGGCTCCATCTCCTTTGGGGGTTGTGCAGCTCAGATATTCTTCCTCACGCTGATGGGTGTGGCTGAGGGCATCCTGTTGGCCCTCATGTCCTATGACCGTTATGTGGCTGTGTGccacccgctgcagtattctctGCTCATGAGGTGCCAGGTGTGCCTGCTCATGGTGATCTCCTCCTGGCTGGCGGGTGTGCTCAATGCCTGCATCCAGACCTCCATCACTCTGCACTTCCCCTACTGTGCCTCGCACACCGTGGACCACTTCTTTTGTGAGGTGCCCGCGCTGCTGAAGCTCTCCTGTGCGGACACGTCTGCCTATGAACTGGCGCTGTCCACCTCGGGAGTGCTGATCCTGGTGCTTCCCCTTTCCCTCATTGTCACCTCCTATGGCCACGTGTTGGGGGCTGTTCTACGTATGCGCTCAGAGGAGGCCCGCCACAAAGCCTTCACCACCTGCTCTTCACACATCGCAGCAGTGGGACTCTTCTATGGCGCAGCCGTGTTCATGTACATGGTCCCGGGCGCCTACCACAGCCCACGCCAGGACAACACGGTCTCCCTATTCTACAGCCTTATCACCCCCACACTCAACCCCCTCATATACAGCCTGAGGAACCGGGAAGTGTGGATGGCTTTGGTCAAAGTTCTCCACAGAGCTGGGCGCAGGGCAAAGTGA